From one Triticum urartu cultivar G1812 chromosome 3, Tu2.1, whole genome shotgun sequence genomic stretch:
- the LOC125546159 gene encoding protein DETOXIFICATION 40-like yields the protein MGGGDEHGASARLESILTDSSAPRAERMWAAGAIELGMLLRLAVPAVIMYMINFLMSMSTQIFSGHLGSLELAAASLGNTGVQMFAYGLMLGMGSAVETLCGQAYGGHKYDMLGTYLQRSAVILCCTGIPLAVIYAFSEPLLLLLGQSPEIARAASIFVYGLIPQIFAYAINFPIQKFLQAQSIVLPSAYISTATLVLHLLLSWVVVYKVGLGLLGASLVLSLSWWIIVVAQFAYIIMSPTCRRTWTGFTIKAFSGLPEFLKLSAASAVMLCLETWYYQVMVLIAGLLPNPELSLDSLSVCLTISAWVFMISIGFNAAASVRVSNELGAGNPKSAFFSVWVVTVLSAIIAIVLAVVIMCFRNYISYIFTEGERVSDAVADLCPLLAITIILNGIQPVLSGVAVGCGWQQFVAYVNVGCYYIVGVPLGVLLGFVFNFGVKGLWGGMIGGTAIQTAILLWVTIRTDWSKEVEEAQKRLNKWDDTKKEPLLVGVTDDN from the exons ATGGGCGGCGGGGACGAGCATGGCGCGTCGGCTCGGCTGGAGAGCATCCTCACGGACTCGTCGGCGCCGCGGGCGGAGCGCATGTGGGCGGCGGGGGCCATCGAGCTCGGGATGCTCCTGCGGCTGGCCGTGCCGGCGGTGATCATGTACATGATCAACTTCCTCATGTCCATGTCCACGCAGATCTTCTCCGGCCACCTCGGCAGCCTggagctcgccgccgcctccctcggcAACACCGGCGTCCAGATGTTCGCCTACGGCCTTATG CTGGGCATGGGTAGTGCAGTGGAGACCCTTTGCGGACAAGCCTACGGTGGACACAAGTACGACATGCTCGGAACCTACCTACAACGCTCCGCCGTTATCCTCTGCTGCACCGGCATACCTCTCGCCGTGATCTACGCCTTCTCGGAGCCACTCCTGCTGCTGCTGGGGCAGTCCCCGGAGATAGCCCGCGCGGCGTCCATCTTCGTGTACGGCCTGATCCCTCAGATCTTCGCCTACGCCATCAACTTCCCGATCCAGAAGTTCCTGCAGGCGCAGAGCATCGTCCTCCCCAGCGCCTACATCTCCACGGCGACGCTCGTGTTGCACCTCCTGCTGAGCTGGGTGGTCGTCTACAAGGTTGGTCTCGGGCTGCTCGGCGCCTCGCTGGTGCTTAGCCTGAGTTGGTGGATCATTGTCGTGGCGCAGTTCGCGTACATCATCATGAGCCCGACGTGCCGGCGGACATGGACAGGGTTCACTATCAAGGCCTTCTCCGGGTTGCCGGAATTTCTGAAGCTCTCCGCCGCGTCCGCTGTGATGTTGTGCCTCGAGACATGGTACTACCAGGTCATGGTGCTCATCGCTGGCTTGCTCCCCAACCCCGAGCTTTCCCTGGATTCCCTCTCAGTATG CTTGACAATCTCTGCTTGGGTGTTCATGATATCAATAGGTTTCAACGCCGCCGCAAG TGTTAGAGTGAGCAATGAGCTTGGTGCCGGCAACCCCAAGTCTGCATTTTTCTCGGTTTGGGTCGTGACGGTGCTCTCTGCAATAATCGCTATCGTCCTTGCTGTTGTGATCATGTGCTTCCGCAactacatcagctacatcttcacagAGGGTGAAAGAGTTTCCGACGCCGTTGCGGATCTGTGCCCGCTGCTCGCCATCACCATCATTCTCAATGGCATCCAACCTGTACTGTCAG GTGTTGCTGTTGGGTGTGGGTGGCAACAATTTGTTGCTTACGTCAACGTCGGCTGCTACTACATCGTAGGTGTTCCCCTTGGTGTTCTTCTTGGTTTTGTCTTCAACTTTGGCGTAAAG GGCCTTTGGGGTGGCATGATTGGAGGAACGGCCATACAGACTGCCATTCTGTTGTGGGTCACCATTAGAACTGATTGGAGCAAAGAG GTAGAGGAGGCCCAAAAAAGATTGAACAAGTGGGATGATACAAAGAAGGAGCCCCTTCTTGTTGGCGTCACAGATGATAACTAA